The Lasioglossum baleicum chromosome 12, iyLasBale1, whole genome shotgun sequence genome includes a region encoding these proteins:
- the LOC143214329 gene encoding uncharacterized protein LOC143214329 isoform X3, whose product MRLTVSSSISLLPLWCLTLIEASTSAEVSCGDRRTAPRGVIQTPNFPASFPVPIKCRWVIDVSDIPATNSSIVVYLTQVYVYKGLRFTEYAYYESESMNFGAALIKEVTEGNVFEFRWLRTFRPFLVVEFELDRLEGNHVRVLEDLLDVYGFNVTYQMTEVEPNSDSCSVQHCSFTGDCLVSADYANFWCDCFEDFSGRTCNEGPQCFDDSREPVCQNGGTCRQMGAKAMSCHCPVGYVGRRCEIRLMDTWDPECGPESCIMQCPLEDGEAPCVCRNGTRIYNNRSRYECRVKLTNVTSLRAGSVLQQGSLESYVGKQLTKYLRYSNISSVEDFQILSVTPTSEITFHFFGNSEDGDRIRESLNKLVQRRRLSEISLESTHFTFQQKPALRLQSLRLNQANEHEVHLGDQISLACVAQGSYSVNFTWYKDNMLVNTSKATRDIQCRHLPNDGSDVHTSLLIIEKATMLDAGQYTCQVVDWGVQQCKSIYVDVRDEPNVKVMPMSATIDKGGDTQLTCMTPNMPNIGIGFGWTKNRALLKLELGSEVWEDLHPAGSILKITNAQKSAIYTCNVADKSMSVRVEIVNRTLIPICRRGKSQDLTWPDTAPGSEALLECPHHFVGDKVSRLCSMKDATTPEWQTPDFSHCLYEPFTTQYDKFKSLTLGYQNVTGSQTIFSFWEILRSRGLPLFSGEGDRILGILAEIERYQNNIDPLDLHASTEALIRIISRILHDESSILSQQKVLLLFQITQRSLMHWSNMASEPYKHLSLSSLVVDVQELQQHNGDSITHSLQIPIDDSMYPNWYDDKVTIRLWKKRQRNLKSNNSLNGIVVVYKNASHFLPATYVKELDDGTDLEFRINSRVVMVAVPGFSLDKHNKIWVDLQMRHIQNQSSFWNVSCGLLDNAGSWDLNSCIVNTVSGDATTHCLCPNTGTYAIFLTARAVRVMLAKKEQTTFIVIFGCGSCLAQCFLSSLILGTFWWKHRDWLNFLKLQCCAALVGAMAIFIYAVHNNLPESSYAIVAISLEAFLLVGMSAPISEALIIYAGLTQVRPSQHFQPTVIAVITGVPILAVLATELTHKSTRWRHESWWLIFGSGVYNIFVTCATVMFLIFALLYLGILHKAHALVGENVMKKEAIEARLRMLHRAAIVICGVISIEASSIFYINSTSIIFHYVFASLSSVLGFVIIMVYIVSGELAIVDSILKKLAWKQSTEEEITSEPIKGIS is encoded by the exons ATGAGGCTCACCGTATCCAGCAGCATTTCCCTTCTTCCCCTCTGGTGTCTGACCTTAATCGAAGCTTCCACTTCAGCCGAAGTTTCCTGTGGTGATCGTCGGACGGCACCTAGGGGAGTGATCCAGACTCCGAACTTCCCCGCCTCGTTTCCGGTCCCCATAAAGTGTCGCTGGGTAATCGACGTGTCCGACATACCGGCCACCAACAGTTCAATCGTCGTCTACCTGACCCAG GTGTACGTGTACAAGGGGCTCCGGTTCACCGAGTACGCTTACTATGAATCGGAGAGCATGAACTTCGGCGCGGCGTTGATCAAGGAGGTCACGGAGGGGAACGTGTTCGAGTTCAGGTGGCTACGGACGTTTCGGCCGTTTCTCGTCGTGGAATTCGAGCTGGATCGTTTAGAAGGGAACCACGTGCGTGTACTGGAAGATCTCCTCGATGTGTACGGGTTCAACGTCACGTACCAGATGACCGAGGTCGAGCCGAATTCGGATTCGTGCTCCGTGCAACATTGCTCCTTCACCGGCGACTGCCTGGTCTCCGCGGATTACGC TAATTTCTGGTGCGACTGCTTCGAGGACTTCAGTGGAAGGACCTGCAACGAGGGACCCCAGTGCTTCGACGACAGTCGCGAGCCCGTGTGCCAAAATGGAGGGACCTGCAG GCAAATGGGAGCAAAAGCGATGAGCTGCCACTGCCCGGTCGGCTACGTGGGTAGACGATGCGAGATTCGCTTGATGGACACCTGGGACCCGG AATGCGGACCCGAGAGTTGCATAATGCAGTGCCCTTTGGAGGACGGGGAGGCCCCGTGCGTCTGCAGGAATGGCACCAGGATCTATAACA ATCGGTCGCGGTACGAGTGCAGGGTTAAATTGACGAATGTGACCTCGCTCAGAGCCGGTTCCGTGCTGCAACAAGGAAGCCTCGAGTCCTACGTCGGCAAACAG CTCACGAAGTACTTGAGGTACTCTAATATCTCGTCTGTGGAGGATTTTCAAATCCTGAGCGTGAC ACCCACGTCCGAGATCACGTTCCATTTCTTCGGGAACTCGGAGGATGGAGACAGGATCCGGGAATCCCTGAACAAGCTGGTGCAACGTCGGCGGCTTAGCGAGATCTCCCTCGAGTCGACCCATTTCACTTTCCAGCAAAAACCAGCTCTTAGACTGCAG AGCCTCCGTCTGAACCAGGCAAACGAGCACGAGGTTCATCTCGGGGACCAAATCTCGCTGGCTTGCGTGGCTCAGGGGAGCTACAGCGTTAATTTCACTTGGTACAAGGACAACATGCTGGTGAACACGAGCAAAGCGACCAG GGATATCCAGTGCAGGCACCTTCCGAACGACGGCTCGGATGTCCACACGTCTCTGTTGATCATCGAGAAAGCGACAATGCTCGACGCGGGTCAATACACCTGCCAGGTGGTCGACTGGGGCGTGCAACAGTGTAAAAGCATCTACGTTGACGTAAGGGACGAGCCCAACGTCAAAGTGATGCCCATGAGCGCTACCATAGACAAG GGTGGTGACACGCAGCTGACGTGCATGACGCCCAACATGCCCAATATAGGAATAGGAtttggttggacgaaaaaccGAGCATTGCTGAAGCTGGAGCTTGGCAGCGAAGTCTGGGAGGATCTCCATCCAGCCGGCAGTATACTGAAGATCACAAACGCACAG AAATCGGCCATATACACCTGCAATGTGGCAGACAAGTCTATGTCCGTCAGGGTTGAGATAGTGAACAGGACGCTCATACCAATTTGTCGGAGAGGCAAATCTCAGGACCTGACTTGGCCTGATACAGCCCCTGGGTCGGAGGCACTGCTGGAGTGTCCTCACCACTTCGTGGGCGACAAGGTGTCCAGACTATGCTCCATGAAGGACGCTACCACACCCGAATGGCAGACTCCGGACTTTTCCCATTGTTTGTACGAACCGTTCACCACTCAGTATGACAAG TTCAAGAGCCTCACGCTGGGTTACCAAAACGTCACGGGGTCGCAGACAATCTTTTCCTTTTGGGAAATTTTACGATCACGTGGACTACCGCTGTTTTCTGGCGAGGGGGATCGCATATTGGGCATACTGGCGGAGATCGAGCGTTATCAGAATAATATTGACCCATTAGACCTACACGCCTCGACAGAGGCTCTGATACGCATTATCAGTCGAATACTTCACGATGAAAGTTCGATCTTGAGTCAACAG AAAGTCCTGCTGCTCTTCCAAATCACGCAACGAAGCTTAATGCACTGGTCCAACATGGCCAGTGAACCTTACAAGCACCTGTCCCTGTCTTCCTTGGTGGTAGACGTTCAAGAGCTGCAGCAACATAATGGCGACAGTATCACGCATTCGCTCCAGATCCCAATCGACGACTCCAT GTACCCAAATTGGTACGACGATAAGGTGACCATAAGATTGTGGAAGAAACGACAGAGGAACCTCAAGTCCAACAACAGTCTAAATGGAATCGTGGTGGTCTACAAAAACGCGTCTCACTTCCTTCCAGCTACTTACGTTAAAGAACTCGA CGATGGTACCGATCTCGAGTTCCGCATCAATTCTCGCGTCGTAATGGTTGCGGTACCAGGCTTCAGTCTAGACAAGCATAATAAAATATGGGTAGACCTGCAGATGAGACACATTCAGAACCAGTCCAGTTTCTGGAACGTGTCTTGCGGTCTCTTGGACAACGCGGGCAGCTGGGATCTGAACAGTTGTATAGTGAACACTGTGTCGGGGGACGCTACCACTCATTGCTTATGCCCTAACACCGGGACCTACGCGATTTTTCTGACAGCGCGTGCAGTGAGGGTAATGCTAGCGAAGAAAGAGCAGACCACGTTCATTGTCATATTCGGATGTGGCAGCTGCTTGGCCCAGTGTTTTCTGTCTTCCCTGATTCTTGGCACTTTCTGGTGGAAACATAGAGATTGGCTGAACTTCCTAAAACTCCAATGCTGTGCAGCTCTAGTCGGGGCAATGGCCATCTTCATATATGCTGTGCACAACAATTTGCCTGAG AGCTCCTATGCCATTGTGGCGATATCTCTAGAAGCTTTCCTCCTCGTTGGCATGTCTGCTCCCATATCGGAAGCGTTGATTATTTATGCAGGATTGACGCAAGTCCGACCCAGCCAGCATTTCCAGCCCACCGTCATCGCAGTAATTACCG GTGTCCCTATCTTAGCTGTGCTAGCCACGGAGCTCACACACAAGAGCACGAGATGGAGACATGAATCCTGGTGGCTGATCTTTGGCAGCGGAGTTTACAACATATTTGTAACCTGCGCCACCGTGATGTTTCTCATATTCGCGTTACTATATTTAGGTATTTTACACAAAGCGCACGCTCTGGTCGGGGAGAACGTTATGAAGAAAGAAGCAATAGAAGCAAG GCTACGAATGCTTCACCGCGCAGCCATTGTGATTTGCGGTGTAATCTCGATAGAAGCGTCCTCCATCTTCTACATAAACTCCACCTCGATCATCTTTCACTATGTATTCGCATCTCTGTCCTCTGTTCTG GGGTTCGTTATAATAATGGTCTACATCGTGAGCGGCGAGTTGGCAATCGTCGATTCCATCCTGAAGAAACTGGCATGGAAACAGAGCACAGAGGAGGAGATTACATCTGAGCCAATTAAAGGTATCTCATGA